From Sporosarcina sp. Te-1, the proteins below share one genomic window:
- a CDS encoding MBL fold metallo-hydrolase — MERSSSTERFQPLTSVSSGDGYEVTPDLYCLTIQIVNVVFYGHAGDGNDWVLIDAGMPKSGDAIREAAEERFGVNNPPKAIILTHGHFDHIGGLIDLLEVWNVPVYAHTLEIPYLTGRKDYPKPDTSVEGGMVAKMSFMFPHEGIDLGHKVHPLAQDHIVPFMPGWKWIHTPGHSDGHISLFRADDHAMIVGDAFVSVRQDALYKVITQEKELSGPPRYLTPDWEKAEQSVEILQALDPNIAITGHGVPVEGEWLKENLTELATHFRSMAVPDHGKFVEDKPQ; from the coding sequence ATGGAAAGAAGCTCTTCAACAGAAAGATTTCAACCATTAACCTCCGTTTCCAGCGGAGATGGCTACGAAGTGACACCGGATCTATATTGCCTGACCATTCAAATCGTAAACGTCGTATTCTACGGACACGCTGGTGATGGGAACGATTGGGTGTTAATTGATGCAGGGATGCCCAAATCGGGAGACGCCATCAGAGAAGCGGCTGAGGAACGGTTTGGTGTCAATAATCCGCCAAAAGCAATTATACTGACGCATGGCCATTTTGATCATATCGGTGGTCTGATTGATCTGTTGGAGGTTTGGAACGTTCCTGTCTATGCACATACATTGGAGATTCCTTATTTGACCGGAAGAAAGGATTATCCGAAACCCGATACATCTGTCGAGGGTGGCATGGTAGCGAAAATGTCGTTCATGTTTCCACATGAAGGCATTGATCTCGGCCATAAAGTACATCCTCTGGCACAAGACCATATAGTCCCTTTTATGCCCGGATGGAAGTGGATCCACACGCCTGGACACTCAGACGGACATATCTCTCTCTTCCGAGCAGATGACCATGCCATGATTGTCGGCGATGCCTTTGTGTCGGTTCGCCAAGATGCTCTATACAAAGTCATTACGCAAGAAAAGGAATTAAGCGGTCCGCCGCGATATTTGACGCCGGATTGGGAGAAAGCAGAACAATCCGTAGAAATCCTGCAAGCACTGGACCCGAATATCGCAATTACTGGCCATGGCGTGCCAGTAGAAGGCGAATGGCTGAAGGAAAATTTAACGGAGCTTGCAACACATTTCCGTTCGATGGCCGTGCCAGATCACGGCAAATTCGTGGAGGACAAGCCTCAATAA
- a CDS encoding FMN-binding negative transcriptional regulator, which produces MYTPKYYKVTDMEEIKDFISKNSFAIFVSTRDGRSIATHLPILFQQEGEDYVVTGHMAYGNPQWKTLQESEEILLIIQGPHSYISSSWYENENVPTWNYQAVHLYGTPTILSQEDLVQDLTRLLEKYESHRPDGALWNTLSRDLLDKELRGIVGFKIKVNEVQAAFKLSQNRNDRDYETIIEKLRAEEDENSHQIAKVMAKRLDN; this is translated from the coding sequence ATGTATACACCTAAATACTATAAAGTAACCGATATGGAGGAAATAAAAGATTTCATCAGTAAGAACTCGTTTGCAATCTTCGTCTCTACAAGAGATGGGAGATCGATAGCGACCCATCTGCCAATCCTTTTTCAACAGGAAGGAGAGGATTATGTCGTTACCGGGCATATGGCATATGGCAATCCTCAGTGGAAAACACTTCAAGAAAGTGAGGAGATTCTTCTCATTATCCAAGGACCACACTCCTATATATCCTCCTCTTGGTATGAAAACGAAAATGTGCCGACATGGAATTATCAGGCCGTGCATCTGTATGGGACACCAACAATCTTATCTCAAGAAGATCTCGTTCAAGACTTAACTCGTTTATTGGAAAAGTATGAGAGTCATCGACCGGATGGCGCCTTGTGGAATACACTTTCACGAGACCTGCTTGACAAGGAACTCAGAGGAATCGTCGGCTTCAAGATCAAGGTGAACGAGGTCCAAGCCGCGTTCAAGTTGAGCCAAAATCGCAATGATCGCGACTATGAGACAATTATAGAAAAATTGCGTGCGGAAGAAGACGAGAATAGTCATCAAATAGCCAAAGTGATGGCGAAGCGACTTGATAATTAA
- a CDS encoding NUDIX domain-containing protein, whose product MIQTKNHGVEWMEFISLKEEDMQQYHPIAGSYGVVRCSGKYLMCFNTWREQWEIPAGGRDEHETSRECAMRELYEETGQRVSEMTFKGLMKVRNLINGTVKYNPVYFTAIEQLQPFLENAETSEIILWDLKEDIGYVDEVDLKLFDFVH is encoded by the coding sequence GTGATTCAAACAAAGAACCATGGGGTTGAATGGATGGAATTCATTTCTTTGAAGGAAGAAGACATGCAGCAATACCATCCGATAGCAGGTTCTTATGGAGTAGTCAGGTGCTCAGGAAAATACCTGATGTGCTTTAACACATGGAGAGAACAATGGGAGATTCCTGCAGGCGGTAGGGATGAACACGAAACTTCTAGGGAATGTGCAATGCGAGAATTATATGAGGAGACAGGCCAAAGGGTATCGGAGATGACCTTTAAAGGTTTGATGAAGGTGAGAAACCTGATAAACGGAACCGTCAAATATAATCCCGTCTATTTCACGGCTATAGAACAGTTACAACCATTTCTGGAGAATGCGGAAACCTCAGAAATTATCCTTTGGGATTTGAAAGAGGATATCGGTTATGTGGATGAAGTCGATCTGAAACTATTTGATTTTGTTCACTAG
- a CDS encoding TetR/AcrR family transcriptional regulator, which translates to MKTLSDIDLEKQRNIINSALEEFSIYGYSNASTNRIVKRAGISKGLLFYYFQNKQELLYFLFDYAISYMMEHYVDKIDTDMVDFFERYKQQRGLKRSIYQENPYLFGFLTGYYYQFRNEMELPAELKQRLGKLESDISDKLHTNLDRDMFRQDMELSEVFTYIKWLLSGYEAELMKEVGDDLASVDWNYYFQRDTTSLDNLKKIFYKKEYY; encoded by the coding sequence ATGAAGACCCTATCGGATATTGACTTGGAAAAGCAGCGAAACATTATCAATTCAGCACTAGAGGAATTTTCTATATATGGCTATTCGAACGCATCGACAAATCGGATTGTCAAACGGGCAGGAATTTCTAAAGGGTTGCTCTTTTATTATTTTCAAAACAAACAGGAATTGTTATATTTCCTTTTTGACTACGCGATCAGTTATATGATGGAACATTACGTCGACAAAATTGATACGGACATGGTGGATTTCTTTGAACGGTATAAACAGCAACGAGGCTTGAAACGTTCTATTTATCAAGAAAATCCTTATCTTTTCGGTTTCCTTACCGGTTACTATTATCAATTTAGGAATGAGATGGAGCTCCCAGCGGAACTGAAGCAGCGGCTTGGCAAGCTTGAATCGGACATTTCCGATAAACTCCATACAAACTTGGATAGGGACATGTTCCGGCAAGACATGGAGCTCAGTGAAGTGTTTACTTATATAAAATGGCTGCTGAGTGGTTACGAAGCTGAATTGATGAAAGAAGTGGGGGACGATCTTGCGTCTGTTGATTGGAACTATTATTTTCAGCGAGATACCACATCCTTGGATAATTTGAAAAAAATATTTTATAAGAAAGAATATTACTAG
- a CDS encoding alpha/beta fold hydrolase produces MKFTVTGNPELETIILLHGGGLSDWSLHRQVDYLAKNYYVVAPIIDGHGEDGETTFKSIEDSANQLIDFIDTHRNGRVFAICGLSLGAQIVMEVLSKRRGITQHAVIESGLAIPIETLTKFSMLTQKMTYRWIQQKWFAKMQAKTLNIADHLFDKYFEDSQKISKQSLLNITYSNGNFQLSKRVQETEANVLIIVGSKEIKLMKESAHLLKKTIPHSTLYIAEGMNHGELSLVHTEEYLALIEAFFQGRDILPVVKK; encoded by the coding sequence ATGAAATTTACCGTTACAGGCAATCCCGAGTTGGAAACGATTATTCTGTTGCACGGCGGAGGACTGTCCGATTGGTCCTTGCATAGACAAGTCGATTATTTAGCAAAGAACTATTATGTTGTCGCGCCTATTATCGATGGGCATGGAGAAGACGGCGAGACGACTTTCAAAAGTATAGAGGACTCAGCAAATCAGCTAATCGATTTTATTGATACGCATCGGAATGGCCGTGTATTCGCCATTTGCGGGTTGTCGTTAGGTGCTCAAATTGTCATGGAAGTACTTTCAAAAAGAAGAGGGATTACCCAACACGCTGTCATCGAGAGCGGCTTGGCCATCCCAATTGAAACACTGACGAAATTTTCGATGCTTACACAAAAAATGACCTACCGATGGATTCAACAGAAATGGTTTGCGAAGATGCAAGCCAAGACGTTGAATATAGCGGACCACTTGTTTGATAAATACTTTGAAGACAGTCAAAAGATATCCAAACAATCCCTGTTGAACATTACATACAGCAATGGAAACTTTCAATTGAGTAAAAGAGTGCAAGAGACAGAAGCGAATGTGTTGATCATTGTTGGCTCTAAAGAAATTAAGTTAATGAAAGAGTCAGCCCACTTGTTGAAGAAAACCATTCCTCATAGCACGCTATATATAGCGGAGGGAATGAACCATGGGGAATTGAGTTTGGTGCATACAGAAGAATACCTAGCGTTGATTGAAGCGTTTTTTCAAGGAAGAGACATTCTTCCTGTTGTAAAGAAATGA